In Marisediminicola antarctica, one DNA window encodes the following:
- a CDS encoding anthranilate synthase component I: protein MNDTTTRAQFDALLGDHRVIPVIRELFADGETPVGIYRKLAAGEPGTFLLESAEQGGIWSRFSFIGVSSFGVLTQAGDESVWLNYGLSAERALGAGAPTRPLETLAHLYERWGTPHVPGHPPLTGGLVGFIGWEAIRQIERLPNIPPADFATPGQALSFVSELVVVDHRTGSVLLIATALNDGVDTPDDLWTLAQSSLDAMQARLAEPAEAWLAEVDLDTAPHPTPRIRPEDFHSAVERSRQFIVDGDVFQVVISQRFDHEITAHPIDVYRVLRTLNPSPYMYLLSLEDAAGEPYWIVGSSPEALVKVENDRVYMHPIAGSKPRGASPEEDQSLADTLERDPKERAEHLMLVDLARNDLLKVCEPGSVEVTEFMQVERFSHIMHLVSSVEGDLRPGASSVDVFRATFPAGTLSGAPKPRALEIIDELEVAQRGVYGGVVGYFDFAGDLDLAIAIRTTTIAGGVARVQAGAGLVADSDPLTEEQETQNKAAAPLRAIAVANAMRRVT from the coding sequence ATGAACGACACCACCACGAGGGCGCAATTCGACGCGCTCCTGGGCGACCACCGCGTCATCCCGGTCATCCGCGAGCTCTTCGCGGATGGTGAGACGCCCGTCGGCATCTACCGCAAGCTCGCCGCGGGCGAGCCGGGGACCTTCCTGCTCGAGTCCGCGGAGCAGGGCGGGATCTGGTCGAGGTTCTCGTTCATCGGTGTCTCGAGCTTCGGCGTGCTGACGCAGGCCGGCGACGAGTCGGTGTGGCTGAACTACGGGCTCTCCGCCGAACGCGCACTCGGCGCGGGCGCACCGACACGGCCGCTCGAGACACTCGCGCACCTCTACGAGCGGTGGGGAACGCCGCACGTGCCCGGCCACCCTCCGCTGACCGGCGGGCTCGTCGGCTTCATCGGCTGGGAGGCGATCCGACAGATCGAGAGACTGCCGAACATCCCTCCCGCCGACTTCGCCACGCCCGGGCAGGCACTCAGCTTCGTCTCCGAGCTCGTCGTCGTCGACCACCGCACCGGGTCGGTGCTGCTCATCGCCACCGCCCTCAACGACGGCGTCGACACACCGGACGATCTCTGGACGCTCGCCCAGTCCAGTCTCGACGCGATGCAGGCACGCCTCGCCGAGCCTGCCGAAGCCTGGCTCGCCGAGGTCGACCTCGACACCGCGCCCCACCCGACGCCCCGCATCCGGCCGGAGGACTTCCACTCCGCCGTCGAACGGTCCCGGCAGTTCATCGTCGACGGGGACGTGTTCCAGGTCGTCATCTCGCAGCGCTTCGACCACGAGATCACCGCGCACCCGATCGATGTGTACCGCGTGCTGCGCACCCTCAACCCGAGCCCGTACATGTACCTTCTGTCCCTCGAGGATGCCGCGGGGGAGCCGTACTGGATCGTCGGCTCGTCCCCGGAGGCCCTCGTCAAGGTCGAGAACGACCGCGTCTACATGCACCCCATCGCGGGGTCCAAACCGCGCGGCGCCTCCCCCGAGGAGGACCAGTCCCTCGCCGACACCCTCGAGCGCGATCCCAAGGAACGCGCCGAGCACCTCATGCTCGTCGACCTGGCCCGCAACGACCTGCTCAAAGTCTGCGAGCCCGGCTCGGTCGAGGTGACGGAGTTCATGCAGGTGGAGCGGTTCAGCCACATCATGCACCTCGTGTCGTCGGTCGAGGGTGACCTCCGCCCCGGCGCGAGCTCTGTCGACGTGTTCCGCGCGACCTTCCCGGCCGGCACCCTGTCCGGCGCGCCGAAACCGCGCGCGCTCGAGATCATCGACGAACTCGAGGTCGCCCAGCGGGGCGTCTACGGTGGCGTTGTCGGCTACTTCGACTTTGCCGGCGACCTCGACCTCGCCATTGCGATCCGCACGACGACGATCGCCGGGGGAGTGGCGCGGGTTCAGGCCGGAGCGGGGCTCGTCGCCGACTCCGACCCTCTCACCGAGGAGCAGGAGACCCAGAACAAGGCCGCGGCACCCCTGCGGGCGATCGCCGTGGCCAATGCCATGCGCCGGGTGACCTGA
- a CDS encoding Trp biosynthesis-associated membrane protein yields the protein MSSRRLKSTILLAGVVANALILLAWTQTWVIVTLTADELGGAPVIVGGDIAAGGLSALALAGLALVGALSIAGPVFRVVLGALQSLIGATVALTSVVAIGDPAGAASRAITDSTGISGASSVQNLVESATLNAWPWFAAAVGVISVAIGVAIIATVRRWPAATRKYQAARLTGADGSTVDVDTLGAGTLDGAAGPDSVPGAAVREPDAIGDWDALSDGADPTSR from the coding sequence GTGTCGTCCCGCCGCCTGAAGAGCACGATCCTCCTCGCGGGTGTCGTCGCCAACGCCCTCATCCTCCTCGCCTGGACCCAGACCTGGGTCATCGTCACTCTCACCGCGGACGAGCTCGGCGGGGCACCGGTGATCGTCGGCGGTGACATCGCCGCGGGTGGTCTGTCCGCCCTCGCGCTGGCGGGGCTCGCACTGGTCGGAGCGCTGTCGATCGCCGGGCCGGTCTTCCGGGTCGTGCTGGGCGCGCTGCAGTCGCTTATCGGCGCCACCGTCGCCCTCACCTCGGTGGTCGCGATCGGCGACCCCGCCGGCGCCGCTTCCCGGGCGATCACGGATTCGACCGGAATCTCGGGTGCCTCGTCGGTGCAGAACCTGGTCGAGTCGGCCACTCTCAACGCGTGGCCCTGGTTCGCGGCGGCGGTCGGGGTCATCAGCGTCGCCATCGGGGTCGCGATCATCGCCACCGTGCGCCGCTGGCCAGCGGCCACGCGCAAGTACCAGGCTGCCCGCTTGACCGGCGCCGACGGGAGTACGGTCGACGTGGACACTCTCGGCGCGGGAACTCTCGACGGCGCAGCCGGCCCGGATTCGGTCCCGGGAGCGGCAGTGCGCGAACCCGACGCGATCGGCGACTGGGATGCGTTGAGCGACGGCGCCGATCCGACGTCACGCTAG
- a CDS encoding DUF6704 family protein, producing MTHDNSDPGHGNSPAAWTAVIIMLVAFTIGTVAFFFSIAWLVWACAGLVLVGFIVGVVLARMGYGVGGSRYVDNKVH from the coding sequence ATGACGCACGATAACTCTGATCCGGGCCACGGCAACTCGCCTGCGGCATGGACCGCGGTCATCATCATGTTGGTGGCATTCACCATCGGCACGGTTGCATTCTTCTTCTCGATCGCCTGGCTCGTCTGGGCCTGCGCCGGCCTCGTCCTCGTCGGATTCATCGTGGGTGTCGTGCTCGCACGAATGGGCTACGGCGTCGGCGGGTCACGCTACGTGGACAACAAGGTGCACTAG